The sequence AGCAGAGCCATTGCCCGGGATTGACCCTGCTGAATGCCCTGGAACAATTCCTGGTCGGTGCTGCGGGGGGAAAAAAAATTCATACCCTCCAGTGTACCCCCCGGACTTGCCCCTACAGTTTGGCGAACCCAAAAGTGGCGTTAAATTGCCGACACCAAACCGCTACGGATTGATACCGACTCACATCCACATTAGCGGGAATGGCATAGCGTTGTTGTCCTTGGGTCTTTTGCAATTTCCCCAAAGTCACATAATCCTCGGCTTTCAACCCACCAATCGGCACCGTTGCTTGGCGGTACAAAATCACCTGCAAATCGGGACCCGCATCGGTTTTGAATTTTTGGTCAAATTCGACAAAGGTTTTGCCGCCTGCGGTGACAATTTTCGCCGTGCCCTGGGTGGGATGTTCCGCTTTCACAAACATACCTTGGCGCAGGGCTTGGGCAAACCCCGGGGCAACCCACACCGGCGCACCCGCCAGGGAGACAAACATCGCCCCACCCACCCACCAACGTCCTAAATTGCCAAAATTCATGACCATTGACTCCTAAGATAAGGGGGATCAAATTCACCAATTGAACGTAGGCATAAACCCACACAAATTGTTGAATCTATCACTAATTACGAACCCAAATCCGGGATGGATTCGGTCGGGGCAAAAATCTGCCAACTCACCCCCACAAACCCCAGGATATAGACCCCAATAGCGATGGCGGCAAAGGCGGCTAAGGTTGCCCAAATCGGATGCCCGCCCTTGGTTTTTTTGCCCTGCCGGGTTTCCATCTGCTCCACATCCAACCAAGGGGTCGCCCCCCACCGCAACCACCCCTGCACCGCCACCGGCTTGCCAATCAACCGCAGGGGATGGCGACTGCCCAACCACAGATGCCGTAAATAACTGGGGGACGGTTGGTAATGCAGGGGAATCGTGCCCTTGCGGGTTGCCAGCCACAAATCCTGCCCCAGGGCATTATCCCAACTCAACCGCCCCAACAACTGCCCCTGCCAATACTGGGGTTGCCCATAGGCTGGGGAATGCGCCCCCACCGTCACCGCCTGTACCACCTCCGGTTCCGCCTCCGGGCGAGTGCGGGGCAGATCGGGATAAAAGAAATTCACCCGCACCAAGGTTCCACACCCCCAGCCAAACCAAGCCAACGCCACCGCCACCCACCGATCCGGCTGGGACAAAAACCACCCCATCAACAGCCCGACGAACCACCCCACCAACCAGCCCGCCCCCAACCCCAACCAGGGTGCCAGATACAGGGCGTGCTGTTGCCAGGGCAAGGGTTCCCGCGGGGGGATCGTCACCTCCGGCGGTATCTTCCAGTCCTGCGCCAACCGCATCAGATGACCCAACCGAGTGGTCACATCCGCCTGCGCCAGGGATAAATTCAACCAAGGCCAGCGGGGACGCAACACCTGCTCCCAGGGCACCTCCGGCGGCAGTGTCCCCAAAAAGACCCCCCAACGGGGATGTACCGGCAGGAGCAATTCCCACAGGTTGTAGAGATGCGGCAGACCGCCCTTTTCCTGCAAAACCGCCGCCGTCCCCACATTCAATTTCAAAATGGCCCGGGCGAGGGCATTCGGGTCAGGGGTAATGAGCATCGCCCGCCGGTCAGCATAGCAGGTAAATACCCGGGCAAATCCCAACCCCCCCCACCGCCACAATCCCCACCACCCATAAAAGAGCCAAGACAGGGTGCCCGTCAGCCAACTCACCCGCCGCCAGCGTTCCCCCAGCCGAGCCAGATGCAGATAAATTAAGTAAGGAATGTGGTGTAACAAGGTTAACCCCGACAGCAAGCCCAGCCCCAAAAATATTGCCGTCCGTCCCAGGGGCAAACGCACCAACAACCGCCGACTCAACTCCTGCGCCACCAATGCCACCAACTCCCGGTCATCCAGGGCAGACTCCGCCCCCGCCGTGATCACCAACCAATGGGCCCGGGGCAACCAACCAAAACTCCATACCAGGGGTGCCGGATGTTCCAAATACCAGAGTTTAATCGGCGGCCAGCGGCGGTCGGTGCTAAATTTTTCCAGCAATCGGGCGGTTTCCGGGAACCGTTCCCCCAATTCCGCCAGGGTCAACGCCCGTCCCGTTCCCAACCGTTTCACGCTCCAGCCCAGTACCCAAGGAGCCGTCGTGAAACACAACCAGAGCAAACCCACCGTGATCCCCACCGGCGGTTGCACCCAGCTAAAGTAACGCAGGGTTAAAAAGAGAATTTGACTGCCCGCCTGCCCCACCCAATAAAAACTGGTCAAGACCAAAAGATAGACCAAAGCCAACGTGCCCAAACCCAACAACCACAAGGGCCAAGTGGCAGGGCGTTGGAGTTGCGTCCATTTTTGCGGCCGGGGAGCATTGCGCCAAGCACGCTGAACCGGCACCTGCGGATCGGGTAATTGCGGGGTGGTACCGGGAGAACCTTCTGGCGCAGGCACTTCAGGATTTAATCCAGGCGGCGGCGCAGATGACTCTATGGACGGGCTATCTAACTCTGATGAAATAGGGGCTATTTCTACCGGATTAGTTTCTGCGGCGGGGGAATGATTGCTTAAATCGGGGGAATGATCTTCTAATTCTGCCGAGGAAGCCAATGCTTCTGGCGAGTTAATTTCCGGTACGGGTAAATCATTAGTTAATTCTGTGGGCTTAACGCATCCTTCTGTTAAATCATTTTTTTGTATTGGTAAATTATCTTCTAATTCTGGCAAGTTATCAGATACGCTCAAGGGATTAGCTTCTAATTCAGAAAGATGAGCAGATGCCGTCCAAGGGTTTGTTTCTGATTCCGCTAATGAATCCCGTGAGCCAACCGACTCTAACCCTGATGGTGGTGCCGACGATGGTTCTGGGGCAGGCGTTTCCCCCCCATTGGCTGGCGGTAGGTTGGTTGACCGTTGGTCTGCGTCCCCCATACGTTCCCCCAGGGCAAGATAATCAAGATAATCAACATAATTAGAATGTAATCTTAAAAGGTGATGGTCAAGTAGGGTTCGTGGAAACGGGCACTGGTAATCTTCTGCCCTTGCCATTGGCTTGGTAGGGTAATATTCCGCCGCTGGTCCCCCGCCTCAACCGTTAAGCCGGGGCCATACTGGGTGAGTTTAACCTGGGATTTCTGAAATCCGGGTAAAAACAACTGAATTTGTTTGGCTTCCAAGTCCAAGGTCATCGGGGCGGGCACCGGAGCCAAATGGTCAAAATCCAACAAATGCTCCCCCGTCCCCACCGGCAAGGGCGCAAAGCGATCCCCCAAGGTCGCCGGTTCCCCCTCGGTCAACAACACCCCCTGCACCCGTACATCCACCTGCTGGGCACTCCCCCACCACCAGCGAGCCATCTGCACGTCAAACTTGTGACCATTGGTGACCAAATAGGCGCACAGGGCTTGGGGGTCATTGACCAAATCTTGCCCCTGGCGGAACAAATTTTCTAGGAATTCCTTGGGTTGCTCCAGGCTTTGGTTTTCCCAACCACTGGTGAACATCGCCCCCACCAAAGGCGTGACAAAGGGGGAAACATTGCGGCTAAATTCCGAAGCGACCAACACCTGGGTAAACCGCCGGTAATACCAGTCCGCCAGGGTGGGCACCCCCATCATCCGCAGGGTTTCCCGGTCGCTGGCACCGTCGTATAAAATCACATCGTACTGCTCATCCTGGCGATAACTCCGCAGGGCATTCAGGGTCAATAAACTATCCAAACCCGGAAAGACGCTCAATTCCTGCCCATACACGTCCCGGAAAAAGGGGGATTTCACATAGCGGGCTTCCAGAGCCTTGAGTTCTTCCCAGAGTTGCTCAAGTAGGACGATGGCTTGGAGTTGTACCGCTTTGATCCCTGGACTCACTTCCTGGGGTTGCGGGGTTAAGGGGGTTTCCAGTTCCCGATCCAGGTGGGGGTTGGGGCAATGGGTGACGACCAGCACCCGTCTTTGCCGTTGGGCGAACCAGCGAGCCACCCCGGCGACGATGCCTGCCCGCTGCCCCGCTTGCCCCAGCCAGGTGATGATGCGCGCCATCAGTTCAGCTTAAAGGCGGGTTCCAATTCTTCGGGGAAAAACCAGGTTTGGCTTTGGTCATTGAAACGCACGATCAGCCCAATTCCCTTGCCATCCACCACCCGCATATCACTCACCACGCCGACTTGACCCAGTTTTTTGCTGATTTCAGAGCCGACCCGGTCTTTCAAACAGCACACCCGCACTTGCTGACCGACATACATTTCTGCCGCCATACGCCTTTATCCTAGGGAACCAATGCCCAGTTTAGCGGGTTTGGGGGCAAGTTTGTTACATTGAGGATGCTTTTGTGCCAAACATCCATGAGCAACCCACCGACTCGCCTGCTGTTTGTCTGCATGGGCAATATCTGCCGTTCCCCGGCGGCGGAGGGGATCATGAACCATTTACTCCGGCAAGAGAATCTGCAGGAACAATACGTTTGCGATTCGGCGGGGACGATTGGCTATCACCGGGGCAGTCCCCCGGACGAGCGGATGCAGTTGGCGGCGAAAAAACGGGGCATTCGCCTCACCGGGCGGGCACGGCAATTTGAGCGGGCGGACTTTGCCAATTTTGACCTGATTTTAACGATGGACCGGCAAAACTATTGGGATGTCCTGGCGCTGGACGGGCAGAACCAATACGGGCATAAGGTGAAAATGATGTGCGAATTTTGCCGCACCTATCCCTACAAAGAAGTCCCTGACCCCTACTACGGCGGGGCGGAGGGGTTTGAATTGGTCTTGGATTTGCTCACGGATGCCTGCAGCGGGCTGTTGGCTGATTTGCGCCAGGGTAAAGTTCCCTAGGTGGTGTATTCGGCGTTAATGCGGACATAGTCATAGCTCAGGTCACAGCCCCAGGCGTAGCCCACCCCTGGTCCGTCCCCCACCTGCACCTGGATCACCACCGGGTCGGAATGCAGATAGTTTTTCCCCGCCTCCCGGTCAAAGGGCAGGGGTTGTCCCGCCCGCATCAGGGGAATCGGTCCCAGGTCAATCGCCAGGTCATCCGGGTTAAAGGGCACTCCCGCCCGTCCTGCCGCCGCCGCAATCCGCCCCCAGTTGGGGTCCCGCCCAAAGACCGCCGATTTGACCAACAGGGAGCCGCTGATGGTGCGGGCAAGGGTTCGGGCGGCTTGATCCGTATCCGTACCCCGCACCTGCACTTCAATCAAACAGGTGGCTCCCTCCCCGTCCCGGGCGACTTTTTTGGCGAGTTGGATACAGGCTTCCGTCACCATCGCCCTCAGAGTGGGCACCCTGGGGTCATCTGCCCGGATGACCGTTCCCCCCGCCGCCCCATTCGCCAAAGCCAACAGCATATCATTGGTGCTGGTGTCCCCGTCCACGGTGATTTGGTTAAAACTGACCGCCACCGCCTCTTGGAGCAGCTTTCGCCACAGACCCGCCTCCACCGGGGCATCACAGGTGACAAAAGCCAACAGGGTCGCCATATTGGGGTGGATCATCCCGGAACCCTTGGCGATGCCCCCAACCCGGATGGGTGGCTGGAGGTCGGTACTTTCCAGGGCAATGGTTTTGGTCACCAAATCCGTGGTGAGAATCCCTTGGGCGGCTAAATCCCCCCCCTCCCGGGTGGTCACGGCCAGCAGGTCAGGAATTGCCCCCACCAGTTTATCCATCGGGATCAACCGGCCAATCACCCCGGTCGAAGCCACCAAGACTTGATTGGGCGCAATCCCCAGGGCCTCCGCAAAGGCGGTTGCGGTGGTACAAGCGTCCTGCCACCCCTGATGACCGGTAGCGGCATTGGCCTGCCCGGCGTTACAGACAATGGCGTGAACCGGTTGGCCGGTCTGGAGTTGTTGCTGGCAGTAGGTGACACAGGCCGCCCGCAGTTGGGAAGTGGTCAAGGCCCCGGCGGCGACCGCAGGCTGTTCCGAGTAAATCAAGGTCAAATCCAAGGCCCCGGAAGGTTTTAACCCCGCCCGCACTGCCCCCGCCCGATAGCCCTGGGGAGCCGTGACCCCACCGGGAATTTCTCGCCACATGAACGGCACCTTTTTACGCAGTTGATTTTCATAATATACAGCAATGCCATTTGAATTGTGAGTAAAAATTGGTACAGAGACCCTGTGGAGACAATTAAAAAAATTCCTATTTAGACAGTCAAAAATTACAGGTTATTGCCCCCTTTGCGGTTTGAATAACCCTAGGGATTCTCTGGTGGAATTTCACTAATAAATTTATCGCTTTATGGCTCCTAACCTCCCCCGAGGGCTTGGGTGAGGACATAGATGGCTCCCACTAAAATCGCCCCGCCCGCCCACCGCATGGTCGCTGGTGGACAGTAGCGCCGGATCAGTTGCCCCGCCAATAGCCCCAAACCATTCAACCCCAAGGTGGCGAGGGCAAACCCCAGTCCATAACTCCACCCGGAGACATCCCCAGGCATTTCGGTGCCGTGGGCATAACCGTGAAAGAGTGCCAAAAATCCCACCAACGGGGCACTGGCATACAGGGGCAAACGGGTACCCAGCAGGACCAACACCCCAAAAATCACATCCGAAGCGATAATCGCCGGTTCCACACCGGGTAAGGGCACCCCCACCATCCCCCCGATGGCTCCCAGGGTCATCACGCCCACAAATGCCAGGGGCACCACCCACAGGGCCCTGCCCCCCAGTTGCGTCGCCCATAGCCCCACCGCCACCATCGCCAGCAGATGGTCCAAGCCCCCCAGGGGATGTTCCACCCCATGCCAAAAGCCGTGGGTGACCCCGGCCTGCACGTGGGCCAGACTAGGGGGAGCCACCAGGAACAGCCAAGTGAGGCAAAATAACCAGCCAAAAGAGTACCGATTCCGCATGGGATGACCGCAGACCAATAGGAAAACCTGTTTGATTGTAGCCCTAACTGTCCACCAATGCTTCCAGTTTCCGGCGGTCCGGCAGGTAAAAATGCTCCGCATCCGGGCGGGTGAGCAGTCCTTCCTGTTCCAGTTTTTTCAGTACCCGGGTGACGGTTTCCCGGGTGAGGCCGCAGAGACTGCCGAGTTCCCGGTGGGGCAAATTGGGGATCAGGACGCCGCCTTGTTGCACCTGCCCTTGCCCCTCGGCCAAAAACAGCAATACATCGGCTAACCGGGCACTGCTTTCCGACTCCCGCACCTGCAAGCGGCGGTTTAACTGCTGAATCCGTTTGACCAGCAACTGGGCCAGCCGAAAGCCCACCTGGGGTTCGGTGCTGATCAAATCCCGAAAGTCCTGCGCCGGTATGCCCCCGACGGTCACGGAGGTGAGGGTCACCACATCGCTGGAACGGGGCGAGGATTCCAGGCTGGCCATTTCCCCAAAGAGATTCCCCGGCCCCAGGATATTCAGGGTAATGTCCCGGCCTTCCCGGTTGTGGGTGACGATTTTCACCCAGCCCTGCATGAGTAAATACACACAGTCCCCCCAGTCCTGTTCCAGAAGCAGGGTGGACCCCGCCGGGTGGTGCCGCAGTACTAGCCGTTGGCTCGCCCGGTTTTGGATCGGGGTCGGTAGCCCATGAAACAGGAGGGTGGAGTTGAGAAATTCCGTCAGGGTCGGCGGGGGCATCGGCTCCGGGGATGAGGCTGTTAGGGTTTATCGGTATTTACCCATTGTCGGAGAAATCTGGCTCCCTGCCCAGGGGTAAAGTCACCAAATCTGCTAGAATGCACCGTAACCTGAGCCATCACTGTCACAAGGGGGCGGATTGTGGGTTTATTCAGTCGCTTTTCACGGGATATGGGGATTGACCTGGGCACGGCCAATACGCTGGTCTATGTGTCCGGTCGGGGGGTGGTCCTCCAGGAACCCTCGGTGGTGGCCATTGACCAGGATTTGAAGGTGCCCCTGGCGGTGGGGGAGGATGCCAAACGGATGTTGGGGCGGACCCCGGGGAATGTGGTGGCGGTGCGTCCCCTGCGGGATGGGGTGATTGCGGATTTTGACACGGCGGAATTGATGTTGAAGCATTTTATCCGGCAGGTGCATGGGGGGCGTTCCCTGGCCCAACCCCGGATTGTGATCGGCATTCCCAGTGGGGTGACGGGGGTGGAACGGCGGGCGGTGATTGATGCGGCCATGCGGGCCGGTGCCCGGAAGGTGGATTTGATTGATGAACCGGTGGCGGCGGCGATTGGGGCGGGTCTGCCGGTGGATCAGCCGATTGGGAACATGATTGTGGATATTGGCGGGGGCACTACGGAGGTGGCGGTCTTGAGTTTGCAGGGGGTGGTGCTGAGCGAGTCGGTGCGGGTAGCGGGGGATGAACTCAGCGAGGCGATCATGACCTACATGAAAAAGGTGCACAACCTGGTAATCGGGGAACGGACGGCGGAGGATATTAAAATTGATGCCGGTTCAGCCTACCCGGTGGGGAACGATGACCAGTTGGTGGAGGTGCGGGGGTTGCATTTGCTCTCTGGGTTGCCCCGCACGGTGACGATCAAAGCCCCGGAGGTGCGGGAAAGTATGGCGGAACCCCTGGCGGTGATTGTGGATGCGGTGAAGCGGACCTTGGAGCGCACGCCCCCGGAATTGGCCGCTGATATTGTGGACCGGGGGATTATGCTGGCGGGGGGAGGTGCCCTACTGCGGGGGCTGGACACCCTGATTAGCCATGAAACCGGGATTGTGGTGCATATTGCCCCGGAACCCCTGAATTGTGTGGTGTTGGGAACCGGTAAGGCCTTGGAAACCGCCCGGGGGTTAGACCGGGTGTTCAGCAGTCGTTCCGGTTAGGGAACAATCGGTGTAGGATGAGGGCAGTTGGCGTGCGGTGCAATGACCCGGTTTGAACTCCTCCGGCGGTGGTGGCAACGTTATACCTCGCAAATTCTCGGTGGGGTGGGGGTCGTGTCATTGGCGGTGTATTTACAAACCACCCAAGCCTGGGTACTGCGGGAACTGTATCGGGGGTTACAGGGGGGGCGGGTGCCGGATACCCGTTTGGCGGACAGCCGTCTGCAGGAGTTGGAAACCCAGGTGCAGGAATTGCAAATCCAAAACCGCCAGCTTCAGCAGTTATTGAATTATCAGCAAAAAATGCCCTTGGCAACGGTGGCGACGACGGTGCTGGGGCGCAGTGCCGGGCATTGGTGGCATCAGATTTGGGTGGGGGAAGGCAGTGCCAAGGGGATTACGCCGGGGTCGGTGGTGTTGGCGCCGGGGGGCTTGGTGGGACGGGTGTTGGATGTCACGCCCCATACCAGTCGCGTGTTGTTGGTCACGGACCCCAGCAGCAAGGTGGGGGTGATGGTCAACCGTTCCCGGGCGATGGGGATTTTGGTGGGGCAGGGGACGGGGCAGACGGTGTTGGAATTCTTTGATAAAAATCCCGATGTGAAACCGGGGGATAGGATTGTCACTTCCCCGTTTAGCACGATTTTCCCGGCGGGGATTGCGGTGGGACAGATTGAGAGTATTGATTGGCGTGCCATGCCTGCGCCCCAGGCGACGGTGCAACTCTATGCCCCGGTGGAGCGGTTGGAATGGGTGTTATTGCATAGTTATGGTGCGAAACCGGCTCTCCTCGCTCCCTAGTCTGGGGGGGGTACTGGCTACCGTCCTGTCGGCATTGGCATCCCTGGCGCTTTTGCCCCTGCGGTTACCGGGGATGGAATTGGCGGGGATTGCCCCGGACTGGCCGCTCATCTGGGTGGTGGCCTGGAGTGTGAAACGTACGGCCTGGCAGGGCTTAATCGCCGGGGTGTCCCTGGGCATTTTGCAGGATGCGCTGGTGAGTCCGGGGGTGGGTTGGTGGCCGTCCCATGCCTTGGGGTTGGGGGTGGCGGGGGCGTTGACGGCACTGTTGCAAAAAGACCGGCTGATTCAAGAGGATTTTATCTCAGTCGCTCTCATTGTCTTTGCGATGGCGGCCATTAGTGAAACCTTGATGGCTCTGCAATGGAGTGTGCTGGGGCACCGTGCCCTGGGGCAAATTTGGTTGGATCACCAGCGGTTAACCCTGGCATCGGCGATTTTGAGCAGTCTGTGGGCGCCTTTGGTGTATGTGCCCTTGAGTCGGTTGTGGCCGGAGGATTAAAGCCCTTTTTCTAAAACGGTCTGGATTTCATCCCGTTTGGTTGTCCAACTGTCCGCCCAACTGGTGACCGGATAGGCCAAGGTGAGGATGCCGTATTCAAAACTGGGGTTGGTGTAGGTGCTTTCGCCCCGGATGACAACTTTTTTTAAGCCTTCCTTGAGGGCTTCTTTGCCCAAATCGTCGATACAAATTCCCTTAAATGCTTCGATGAGGGGACGAAAAAACACCTTGGGTAAATTTTCTTCGTACTGTT comes from Synechococcus sp. C9 and encodes:
- a CDS encoding DM13 domain-containing protein, encoding MVMNFGNLGRWWVGGAMFVSLAGAPVWVAPGFAQALRQGMFVKAEHPTQGTAKIVTAGGKTFVEFDQKFKTDAGPDLQVILYRQATVPIGGLKAEDYVTLGKLQKTQGQQRYAIPANVDVSRYQSVAVWCRQFNATFGFAKL
- a CDS encoding ArsA family ATPase gives rise to the protein MARIITWLGQAGQRAGIVAGVARWFAQRQRRVLVVTHCPNPHLDRELETPLTPQPQEVSPGIKAVQLQAIVLLEQLWEELKALEARYVKSPFFRDVYGQELSVFPGLDSLLTLNALRSYRQDEQYDVILYDGASDRETLRMMGVPTLADWYYRRFTQVLVASEFSRNVSPFVTPLVGAMFTSGWENQSLEQPKEFLENLFRQGQDLVNDPQALCAYLVTNGHKFDVQMARWWWGSAQQVDVRVQGVLLTEGEPATLGDRFAPLPVGTGEHLLDFDHLAPVPAPMTLDLEAKQIQLFLPGFQKSQVKLTQYGPGLTVEAGDQRRNITLPSQWQGQKITSARFHEPYLTITF
- a CDS encoding DUF2862 domain-containing protein translates to MAAEMYVGQQVRVCCLKDRVGSEISKKLGQVGVVSDMRVVDGKGIGLIVRFNDQSQTWFFPEELEPAFKLN
- a CDS encoding low molecular weight protein-tyrosine-phosphatase → MSNPPTRLLFVCMGNICRSPAAEGIMNHLLRQENLQEQYVCDSAGTIGYHRGSPPDERMQLAAKKRGIRLTGRARQFERADFANFDLILTMDRQNYWDVLALDGQNQYGHKVKMMCEFCRTYPYKEVPDPYYGGAEGFELVLDLLTDACSGLLADLRQGKVP
- the argJ gene encoding bifunctional ornithine acetyltransferase/N-acetylglutamate synthase; amino-acid sequence: MWREIPGGVTAPQGYRAGAVRAGLKPSGALDLTLIYSEQPAVAAGALTTSQLRAACVTYCQQQLQTGQPVHAIVCNAGQANAATGHQGWQDACTTATAFAEALGIAPNQVLVASTGVIGRLIPMDKLVGAIPDLLAVTTREGGDLAAQGILTTDLVTKTIALESTDLQPPIRVGGIAKGSGMIHPNMATLLAFVTCDAPVEAGLWRKLLQEAVAVSFNQITVDGDTSTNDMLLALANGAAGGTVIRADDPRVPTLRAMVTEACIQLAKKVARDGEGATCLIEVQVRGTDTDQAARTLARTISGSLLVKSAVFGRDPNWGRIAAAAGRAGVPFNPDDLAIDLGPIPLMRAGQPLPFDREAGKNYLHSDPVVIQVQVGDGPGVGYAWGCDLSYDYVRINAEYTT
- a CDS encoding HupE/UreJ family protein; amino-acid sequence: MRNRYSFGWLFCLTWLFLVAPPSLAHVQAGVTHGFWHGVEHPLGGLDHLLAMVAVGLWATQLGGRALWVVPLAFVGVMTLGAIGGMVGVPLPGVEPAIIASDVIFGVLVLLGTRLPLYASAPLVGFLALFHGYAHGTEMPGDVSGWSYGLGFALATLGLNGLGLLAGQLIRRYCPPATMRWAGGAILVGAIYVLTQALGGG
- a CDS encoding Crp/Fnr family transcriptional regulator, whose protein sequence is MPPPTLTEFLNSTLLFHGLPTPIQNRASQRLVLRHHPAGSTLLLEQDWGDCVYLLMQGWVKIVTHNREGRDITLNILGPGNLFGEMASLESSPRSSDVVTLTSVTVGGIPAQDFRDLISTEPQVGFRLAQLLVKRIQQLNRRLQVRESESSARLADVLLFLAEGQGQVQQGGVLIPNLPHRELGSLCGLTRETVTRVLKKLEQEGLLTRPDAEHFYLPDRRKLEALVDS
- a CDS encoding rod shape-determining protein, encoding MGLFSRFSRDMGIDLGTANTLVYVSGRGVVLQEPSVVAIDQDLKVPLAVGEDAKRMLGRTPGNVVAVRPLRDGVIADFDTAELMLKHFIRQVHGGRSLAQPRIVIGIPSGVTGVERRAVIDAAMRAGARKVDLIDEPVAAAIGAGLPVDQPIGNMIVDIGGGTTEVAVLSLQGVVLSESVRVAGDELSEAIMTYMKKVHNLVIGERTAEDIKIDAGSAYPVGNDDQLVEVRGLHLLSGLPRTVTIKAPEVRESMAEPLAVIVDAVKRTLERTPPELAADIVDRGIMLAGGGALLRGLDTLISHETGIVVHIAPEPLNCVVLGTGKALETARGLDRVFSSRSG
- the mreC gene encoding rod shape-determining protein MreC, translating into MTRFELLRRWWQRYTSQILGGVGVVSLAVYLQTTQAWVLRELYRGLQGGRVPDTRLADSRLQELETQVQELQIQNRQLQQLLNYQQKMPLATVATTVLGRSAGHWWHQIWVGEGSAKGITPGSVVLAPGGLVGRVLDVTPHTSRVLLVTDPSSKVGVMVNRSRAMGILVGQGTGQTVLEFFDKNPDVKPGDRIVTSPFSTIFPAGIAVGQIESIDWRAMPAPQATVQLYAPVERLEWVLLHSYGAKPALLAP
- the mreD gene encoding rod shape-determining protein MreD, with protein sequence MVRNRLSSLPSLGGVLATVLSALASLALLPLRLPGMELAGIAPDWPLIWVVAWSVKRTAWQGLIAGVSLGILQDALVSPGVGWWPSHALGLGVAGALTALLQKDRLIQEDFISVALIVFAMAAISETLMALQWSVLGHRALGQIWLDHQRLTLASAILSSLWAPLVYVPLSRLWPED